Proteins from a genomic interval of Thamnophis elegans isolate rThaEle1 chromosome 2, rThaEle1.pri, whole genome shotgun sequence:
- the TRIM25 gene encoding E3 ubiquitin/ISG15 ligase TRIM25 isoform X2: protein MKRWLSSDASVMASFVDPLSMFGLEEELTCSICLCVFQTPVTTPCGHNFCLPCLELTWMDAEDKFSCPQCRASFESRPDLKKNTVLCKVVEQFQSNQGGLFKGTCAEKEEKEKVDSSPAKPKSPSPVPCDSCLVVDAAKTCLTCMVSFCQEHLAPHLESPAFKSHQLVPPMNELQQKKCEAHSKLLEFFCKEHGISICCFCLLSHKTCSTTPLKEAKEAKELELKKRLTELCALNDKTTKSLEQVRAQQKQLSNTTNRKLDLLKSEFLEIVALIHEEEMNSWRKIKLEEKRVLDKFEYVHAVLGKKKNEIQRERDEIEVALAEMDDITFLKRSAKLRQVPFSDVFVPRIELDQNLLGAVYQKACNLKEVTARFLGIHQEQKKKGNAGAFVVPLKTPVVEEVCPAAAGKPRQRSRPAKRSGSPKQRAQSCSKAETKSEATSLDTFLTKPREELLEFATQFTLDRHTAHKNILLLEKCTKLSVTENVQDYKPHPQRFLSFYQVLSFQCFKKGIHYWEVDLENNNFCAVGICYGSMLKRGPESRLGRNSSSWCIEWVNNKISAWHNDKETSLPCNKATKIGVLLNYDGGFVIFFGVTEKKTFPLYKFKIEFTEAVYSAFWVFSNGATITLCQLKS from the exons ATGAAGCGGTGGCTTTCCTCCGACGCTTCAGTCATGGCTAGTTTCGTCGACCCGTTGTCCATGTTCgggctggaagaggagctgaCTTGCTCCATCTGCCTGTGCGTTTTTCAGACGCCGGTCACTACGCCCTGCGGCCACAATTTTTGCCTGCCTTGCCTGGAGCTAACCTGGATGGACGCGGAGGACAAATTCAGTTGCCCCCAGTGCAGGGCTTCTTTCGAAAGCCGCCCCGACCTGAAGAAAAACACGGTGCTCTGCAAGGTGGTGGAGCAATTCCAGAGCAACCAAGGTGGCCTCTTCAAAGGGACGTGtgcggagaaggaggagaaggagaaggtggatAGTAGCCCAGCCAAGCCGAAGTCTCCCTCGCCAGTGCCCTGCGACAGCTGCCTGGTGGTCGACGCGGCCAAAACCTGCCTCACCTGCATGGTCTCCTTCTGCCAGGAACACCTGGCGCCCCACCTGGAGAGCCCAGCCTTTAAGAGCCACCAGTTGGTTCCACCCATGAATGAACTTCAGCAGAAGAAGTGTGAAGCCCATAGCAAGCTCCTGGAGTTCTTCTGCAAGGAGCATGGCATCTCCATCTgctgtttttgcctgctttcTCACAAGACCTGCTCCACTACCCCACTAAAAGAGGCCAAGGAAGCAAAGGAG ttagagctgaagaagagaTTGACAGAACTCTGTGCCTTGAATGACAAGACTACAAAGTCCTTGGAACAAGTACGAGCACAGCAAAAGCAACTCAGC AATACCACTAATcggaagctggatttgctgaaATCAGAATTCCTAGAAATAGTAGCTTTAATTCATGAAGAAGAAATGAATTCGTGGAGGAAAATCAAATTGGAAGAAAAAAGAGTCCTGGATAAATTTGAATATGTCCATGCAGTCCTGGGTAAGAAGAAGAATGAAATCCAGAGGGAGCGAGATGAAATTGAAGTGGCCTTGGCAGAGATGGACGACATCACATTTTTAAAG AGATCAGCAAAACTGCGACAGGTACCCTTCAGCGATGTGTTTGTTCCCAGAATAGAGTTGGATCAAAACCTGCTAGGTGCTGTTTATCAGAAAGCCTGCAACCTCAAAGAAGTTACAGCACGATTTTTGGGTATACAtcaggaacagaaaaaaaaag GTAATGCTGGCGCTTTTGTAGTCCCATTGAAGACACCCGTGGTGGAAGAGGTATGCCCAGCAGCTGCAGGAAAACCTA gacaGAGAAGTCGGCCTGCCAAGCGCT CGGGAAGTCCCAAGCAGAGAGCGCAAAGCTGCAGCAAAGCTGAGACAAAGAGTGAAGCAACAAGTCTTGATACTTTTTTAACAAAACCAAGAGAGGAGCTTCTGGAAT TTGCTACACAATTTACTCTGGATCGCCACACGGCTCATAAGAATATCCTATTACTGGAGAAATGTACCAAGTTGTCTGTCACAGAAAATGTACAGGATTACAAACCGCACCCTCAGCGATTCTTAAGCTTCTATCAAGTGCTTTCTTTCCAGTGTTTCAAGAAGGGAATCCATTACTGGGAAGTTGACCTGGAGAACAACAACTTCTGTGCTGTCGGCATCTGCTATGGTAGCATGCTAAAACGGGGCCCGGAAAGCCGCCTAGGACGCAATAGCAGCTCCTGGTGCATTGAATGGGTCAACAATAAGATCTCAGCTTGGCACAATGATAAAGAAACATCTCTGCCCTGCAACAAAGCAACGAAGATTGGTGTCCTTCTAAATTATGATGGGGGGTTTGTTATTTTCTTTGGTGTCACTGAGAAAAAAACCTTCCCACTCTATAAATTCAAAATAGAATTCACGGAAGCTGTCTATTCCGCATTCTGGGTGTTTTCTAATGGAGCCACCATTACACTCTGCCAGCTGAAGTCATAA
- the TRIM25 gene encoding E3 ubiquitin/ISG15 ligase TRIM25 isoform X1, translated as MKRWLSSDASVMASFVDPLSMFGLEEELTCSICLCVFQTPVTTPCGHNFCLPCLELTWMDAEDKFSCPQCRASFESRPDLKKNTVLCKVVEQFQSNQGGLFKGTCAEKEEKEKVDSSPAKPKSPSPVPCDSCLVVDAAKTCLTCMVSFCQEHLAPHLESPAFKSHQLVPPMNELQQKKCEAHSKLLEFFCKEHGISICCFCLLSHKTCSTTPLKEAKEAKELELKKRLTELCALNDKTTKSLEQVRAQQKQLSNTTNRKLDLLKSEFLEIVALIHEEEMNSWRKIKLEEKRVLDKFEYVHAVLGKKKNEIQRERDEIEVALAEMDDITFLKRSAKLRQVPFSDVFVPRIELDQNLLGAVYQKACNLKEVTARFLGIHQEQKKKGNAGAFVVPLKTPVVEEVCPAAAGKPRNNTDATGITKGQRSRPAKRSGSPKQRAQSCSKAETKSEATSLDTFLTKPREELLEFATQFTLDRHTAHKNILLLEKCTKLSVTENVQDYKPHPQRFLSFYQVLSFQCFKKGIHYWEVDLENNNFCAVGICYGSMLKRGPESRLGRNSSSWCIEWVNNKISAWHNDKETSLPCNKATKIGVLLNYDGGFVIFFGVTEKKTFPLYKFKIEFTEAVYSAFWVFSNGATITLCQLKS; from the exons ATGAAGCGGTGGCTTTCCTCCGACGCTTCAGTCATGGCTAGTTTCGTCGACCCGTTGTCCATGTTCgggctggaagaggagctgaCTTGCTCCATCTGCCTGTGCGTTTTTCAGACGCCGGTCACTACGCCCTGCGGCCACAATTTTTGCCTGCCTTGCCTGGAGCTAACCTGGATGGACGCGGAGGACAAATTCAGTTGCCCCCAGTGCAGGGCTTCTTTCGAAAGCCGCCCCGACCTGAAGAAAAACACGGTGCTCTGCAAGGTGGTGGAGCAATTCCAGAGCAACCAAGGTGGCCTCTTCAAAGGGACGTGtgcggagaaggaggagaaggagaaggtggatAGTAGCCCAGCCAAGCCGAAGTCTCCCTCGCCAGTGCCCTGCGACAGCTGCCTGGTGGTCGACGCGGCCAAAACCTGCCTCACCTGCATGGTCTCCTTCTGCCAGGAACACCTGGCGCCCCACCTGGAGAGCCCAGCCTTTAAGAGCCACCAGTTGGTTCCACCCATGAATGAACTTCAGCAGAAGAAGTGTGAAGCCCATAGCAAGCTCCTGGAGTTCTTCTGCAAGGAGCATGGCATCTCCATCTgctgtttttgcctgctttcTCACAAGACCTGCTCCACTACCCCACTAAAAGAGGCCAAGGAAGCAAAGGAG ttagagctgaagaagagaTTGACAGAACTCTGTGCCTTGAATGACAAGACTACAAAGTCCTTGGAACAAGTACGAGCACAGCAAAAGCAACTCAGC AATACCACTAATcggaagctggatttgctgaaATCAGAATTCCTAGAAATAGTAGCTTTAATTCATGAAGAAGAAATGAATTCGTGGAGGAAAATCAAATTGGAAGAAAAAAGAGTCCTGGATAAATTTGAATATGTCCATGCAGTCCTGGGTAAGAAGAAGAATGAAATCCAGAGGGAGCGAGATGAAATTGAAGTGGCCTTGGCAGAGATGGACGACATCACATTTTTAAAG AGATCAGCAAAACTGCGACAGGTACCCTTCAGCGATGTGTTTGTTCCCAGAATAGAGTTGGATCAAAACCTGCTAGGTGCTGTTTATCAGAAAGCCTGCAACCTCAAAGAAGTTACAGCACGATTTTTGGGTATACAtcaggaacagaaaaaaaaag GTAATGCTGGCGCTTTTGTAGTCCCATTGAAGACACCCGTGGTGGAAGAGGTATGCCCAGCAGCTGCAGGAAAACCTA ggaATAATACAGATGCCACTGGTATAACTAAGG gacaGAGAAGTCGGCCTGCCAAGCGCT CGGGAAGTCCCAAGCAGAGAGCGCAAAGCTGCAGCAAAGCTGAGACAAAGAGTGAAGCAACAAGTCTTGATACTTTTTTAACAAAACCAAGAGAGGAGCTTCTGGAAT TTGCTACACAATTTACTCTGGATCGCCACACGGCTCATAAGAATATCCTATTACTGGAGAAATGTACCAAGTTGTCTGTCACAGAAAATGTACAGGATTACAAACCGCACCCTCAGCGATTCTTAAGCTTCTATCAAGTGCTTTCTTTCCAGTGTTTCAAGAAGGGAATCCATTACTGGGAAGTTGACCTGGAGAACAACAACTTCTGTGCTGTCGGCATCTGCTATGGTAGCATGCTAAAACGGGGCCCGGAAAGCCGCCTAGGACGCAATAGCAGCTCCTGGTGCATTGAATGGGTCAACAATAAGATCTCAGCTTGGCACAATGATAAAGAAACATCTCTGCCCTGCAACAAAGCAACGAAGATTGGTGTCCTTCTAAATTATGATGGGGGGTTTGTTATTTTCTTTGGTGTCACTGAGAAAAAAACCTTCCCACTCTATAAATTCAAAATAGAATTCACGGAAGCTGTCTATTCCGCATTCTGGGTGTTTTCTAATGGAGCCACCATTACACTCTGCCAGCTGAAGTCATAA